The window GGGTGCGGCTATTTTACAGGACTTTCAGGGGACCGGGACAAACGCTGCCCCTGTCCTTCCGGAAGCAGGCGCACCATAAGCATCCCCCTGACCTGCGTCAACGGTATTTCGCCTGCGCCGGAAATTTTTTATACATGTCTGAAACAAACTAGGAGGGAATCACCATGGAAAACAAACGCCGGCTGATTGCTGGAAACTGGAAGATGAACGGCCTGAAAGCCGATGGCCTGGCGCTCGCGAAGGGCATCCACGAAGCGCTGCAGAAAGCCGGACCGCTGCCGGATGTGGTGCTGTGTCCGCCGGCCACGCTGCTGGCCCTGGTGGCGGACGCCCTTGCCGGAAGCCCGGTAAGCGTGGGGGGGCAGGACTGCCACCCGGAATCCAAAGGAGCCTTCACGGGAAACATCAGCGCCCCCATGCTGGCGGATCTGGGCTGCAGCCATGTCATCGTCGGCCATTCCGAGCGCCGACAGCATCATGGCGAAACTGATGATCTGATTCGCCGCAAGGCCGAAGCGGCCCACGCTGCGGGACTGGTTCCCGTTGTGTGCGTGGGTGAAACGCAGGAGCAGCGGGATACCGGCCAGGCTTTCTCCACGGTTGAGGACCAGATCCGGCTGGGCATTCTGCCGGCCCTGCCGCCCGATGGTCTGGTGGTGGCTTACGAACCGGTCTGGGCCATCGGCACCGGCCGGGTGGCCACTGCAGACGATATCGGGGCCATGCATACCCGCCTGCGCGGATGGCTGAAAGACCACATGCCGGGCGGG of the Pseudomonadota bacterium genome contains:
- the tpiA gene encoding triose-phosphate isomerase, giving the protein MENKRRLIAGNWKMNGLKADGLALAKGIHEALQKAGPLPDVVLCPPATLLALVADALAGSPVSVGGQDCHPESKGAFTGNISAPMLADLGCSHVIVGHSERRQHHGETDDLIRRKAEAAHAAGLVPVVCVGETQEQRDTGQAFSTVEDQIRLGILPALPPDGLVVAYEPVWAIGTGRVATADDIGAMHTRLRGWLKDHMPGGERVRLLYGGSVKASNCGEIFRVAHVDGALVGGASLLAEEFVAIVKAAVATPA